In the genome of Deltaproteobacteria bacterium RBG_16_64_85, one region contains:
- a CDS encoding acetyl-CoA carboxylase biotin carboxylase subunit, whose product MIHKVLIANRGEIAVRIIRSCREMGIKTVAIYSTIDKDAMHVRMADQSVCVGPPESSESYLNVPSILSAIEITDADSVHPGYGFLAENPAFAEICENYGVKFIGPSSEAIRLMGDKIEARRAVQKVRVPVVPGSDSAITEEEEGLKISKDIGFPVIIKAAAGGGGRGMKIVHSPASFINAFLTAQSEALSAFGVPDVYIEKYFEQSRHVEVQIMGDSFGSVIHLGDRDCSIQRRHQKLIEEAPAPFIPARIRNRLWKAAVDAATAVGYNNVGTIEFLYVPDGEFYFLEMNTRIQVEHPVTEAITGVDIVREQFRIADGKKLRFEQKDIHFRGHGIECRINAEDSGNFVPSPGTIRSCLFPGGFGVRVDTAIYPGYVIPPTYDSLLGKLIVHGEDRNEAISRMRRALDELQIEGVKTTTDFHKKMMNNTDFTEGRLWTNFLEKARG is encoded by the coding sequence GATGGGGATCAAGACCGTCGCGATCTATTCCACGATCGACAAGGACGCCATGCACGTCCGGATGGCCGACCAGTCGGTCTGCGTCGGCCCGCCCGAAAGCTCGGAGAGCTACCTGAACGTCCCCTCCATCCTGAGCGCCATCGAGATCACCGACGCCGACTCGGTCCACCCGGGATACGGCTTCCTGGCCGAGAATCCGGCGTTCGCGGAAATCTGCGAAAACTACGGCGTGAAGTTCATCGGACCTTCCTCCGAGGCGATCCGCCTGATGGGGGACAAGATCGAGGCGCGGCGGGCGGTCCAGAAGGTGAGGGTTCCCGTCGTCCCGGGGAGCGACAGCGCGATCACGGAGGAGGAAGAGGGGCTCAAGATCTCCAAGGATATCGGGTTCCCCGTGATCATCAAGGCGGCGGCCGGAGGAGGCGGAAGGGGGATGAAGATTGTCCACAGCCCGGCCTCCTTCATCAACGCATTCCTCACGGCGCAGTCGGAGGCCCTTTCGGCGTTCGGCGTCCCGGACGTCTACATCGAGAAATACTTCGAGCAGTCCCGGCACGTCGAAGTCCAGATCATGGGGGACAGCTTCGGCAGCGTGATCCATCTGGGGGACCGCGACTGCTCGATCCAGCGGCGCCACCAGAAGCTGATCGAGGAGGCGCCCGCGCCGTTCATCCCCGCGCGGATCCGCAACCGTCTCTGGAAGGCGGCCGTGGACGCGGCGACGGCGGTGGGTTATAACAATGTTGGGACCATCGAATTCCTGTATGTGCCCGACGGGGAGTTCTACTTCCTGGAGATGAATACCCGCATCCAGGTGGAGCATCCCGTCACCGAAGCGATCACGGGGGTCGACATCGTGCGGGAGCAGTTCCGCATCGCGGACGGGAAGAAGCTCCGGTTCGAGCAGAAGGACATCCATTTCCGGGGGCACGGCATCGAGTGCCGCATCAACGCCGAGGACTCCGGGAACTTCGTCCCGTCCCCGGGAACGATCCGTTCCTGCCTCTTCCCGGGGGGATTCGGCGTGCGCGTGGACACCGCGATCTATCCCGGGTACGTCATCCCTCCCACTTACGATTCGCTCCTCGGGAAGCTGATCGTTCACGGAGAGGACCGGAACGAGGCGATCAGCCGGATGCGTCGGGCGCTCGACGAGCTCCAGATCGAAGGCGTGAAGACCACGACGGATTTCCACAAGAAAATGATGAACAATACCGATTTCACCGAGGGACGGCTCTGGACGAACTTCCTGGAGAAGGCCAGGGGCTGA
- a CDS encoding outer membrane protein assembly factor BamA yields MAAGILLAASLAPGESVAAEGKRAPVVGSVRFQVSSPYLISYAELAGLVTIRPGVPLTEEAVRDSIRGLYAKSIFREVVAYAREEGGKTDVLFYLHPSPAISEIEVAGARKVPSAQVLAASRIRRGTSLEERDFREAEESVKKILRRKGFTSAAVSVSATCNLENGAGKVRIDVREGPPAVVRSVSLPGAVFFTQDKLREMLEASRGSPFDYKRWEDGIRKLRVAYKKSGFLTVHISEADVVCEDGEGFCLSARVEEGPRYSVLWEGPKRISVSRLEDACGIYGDEETTEGGLVHDLRDRLLAFYRERAFLRAEVEVDVTEGGDGFRQLKITVREDLTGYLKKIRFAGNANLSDQQLRKQMTSEEKGIFSFLTGSGKLREEEWNDDLNALVGLYQKEGFVRARINAVDNQWDESGGITETIRIEEGARYLLREIRFRGNDHFLRNELMAHVDNREGKFVDYVGLEKDQEGIAAHYRDSGYLDVRITTQLLFDEGKDTTVAQFGIEEGPRYRLGKVVVQGNLLTDPVVVFREVGIAEGSPAGEKDLLKFQRAVFGTGLYKSVRIQKVKRPAEGILDLVVEVEETFFFEIEFGAGYGTDTGVRGFVGAKNRNLDGKGRSFSSRVSASQKEQKYIGDLREPWIFGNRWKWEGGLTAYYQEAERISFSLRKASIIASITQTFFERSSLSFQYEVSRDHVFNVAAGAILSPEDQGSANIAAVRTLAVLDLRDDPFNPRHGSFNSGTAELASYYFGSEVDYYKLTGQSSWYFPVLRKNTFVVSGRGGYIRPLRDTVEVPIQKRFFLGGRTTVRGFKEESLGPQAADGTAIGGNYMVNLNTEFRLPLQYGFNVALFVDAGSVWLHGIPNAGFDLRKSAGLGLRYVTPIGPIALDNGWKLDRRDGESESEWHFTIGAVF; encoded by the coding sequence GTGGCGGCGGGGATCCTCCTCGCGGCTTCCTTGGCCCCGGGTGAAAGCGTCGCTGCCGAAGGCAAGAGGGCTCCCGTCGTCGGTTCGGTGCGTTTCCAGGTTTCCTCTCCCTATCTCATTTCCTACGCCGAGCTTGCCGGCCTCGTTACGATCCGCCCGGGGGTTCCCCTGACGGAAGAGGCGGTGCGGGATTCCATCCGCGGCCTGTACGCCAAGTCCATCTTCCGGGAGGTTGTCGCCTATGCACGGGAGGAGGGGGGGAAGACGGACGTTCTTTTCTACCTCCATCCCTCGCCGGCGATCAGCGAAATCGAGGTTGCGGGGGCCAGGAAGGTGCCCTCCGCCCAGGTGTTGGCGGCATCCCGCATCCGGCGCGGAACTTCCCTGGAAGAGCGCGACTTCCGGGAGGCCGAGGAGTCGGTGAAGAAGATTTTGCGGCGGAAGGGGTTCACTTCTGCCGCCGTCTCCGTTTCCGCCACCTGCAATCTGGAAAACGGCGCCGGAAAGGTGCGGATCGACGTGCGGGAGGGGCCTCCCGCCGTGGTGCGCAGTGTCAGCCTCCCCGGGGCCGTTTTCTTTACGCAGGACAAACTGCGCGAAATGCTCGAGGCATCCCGCGGATCCCCCTTCGATTATAAACGTTGGGAGGACGGGATCCGGAAGCTGCGGGTCGCTTATAAGAAATCGGGCTTCCTCACCGTGCACATTTCCGAGGCGGATGTCGTCTGCGAGGACGGCGAGGGTTTCTGCCTTTCCGCCCGTGTCGAAGAGGGGCCGAGGTACAGCGTGCTGTGGGAAGGGCCAAAGCGAATCTCGGTCTCAAGACTGGAAGATGCGTGCGGGATCTACGGGGACGAGGAAACGACCGAGGGTGGGCTGGTGCACGACTTGCGCGACCGTCTGCTTGCTTTCTACCGGGAGCGTGCGTTCTTGCGGGCGGAGGTGGAGGTCGACGTCACGGAAGGAGGCGATGGCTTTCGCCAGCTGAAGATCACGGTGCGGGAAGACTTGACAGGCTACCTGAAGAAGATCCGGTTCGCAGGGAATGCGAACCTGTCCGACCAGCAGCTTCGGAAGCAGATGACGTCCGAGGAGAAGGGGATCTTTTCCTTCCTCACGGGCTCGGGGAAACTCCGCGAGGAGGAGTGGAACGACGACCTGAACGCCCTGGTCGGGCTCTACCAGAAGGAGGGGTTCGTCCGCGCCCGTATCAACGCCGTCGACAACCAATGGGATGAAAGCGGCGGCATCACCGAGACGATCCGCATCGAGGAAGGCGCCCGCTACCTCCTCCGGGAGATCCGTTTCCGCGGAAACGACCATTTCCTGCGGAACGAGCTGATGGCTCACGTCGACAACCGGGAGGGGAAATTCGTCGACTACGTGGGTCTCGAGAAGGATCAGGAGGGCATCGCGGCACATTACCGGGATTCGGGATACCTGGATGTCCGGATTACGACGCAGCTCCTCTTCGACGAGGGGAAGGATACGACGGTGGCCCAGTTCGGCATCGAAGAGGGGCCGCGGTACCGGCTGGGGAAGGTCGTGGTCCAGGGGAACCTGCTGACCGACCCGGTGGTGGTCTTTCGTGAAGTCGGCATCGCCGAGGGGTCACCTGCCGGAGAGAAGGACCTGCTGAAATTCCAGCGGGCGGTCTTCGGGACGGGATTGTACAAGAGCGTACGGATCCAGAAGGTAAAGCGGCCGGCCGAGGGGATCCTGGATCTGGTCGTCGAAGTGGAGGAGACGTTCTTTTTCGAAATCGAGTTCGGGGCGGGGTATGGAACCGATACGGGGGTGAGGGGATTCGTCGGCGCCAAAAACCGGAACCTCGACGGGAAGGGGCGGTCGTTCTCGTCCCGAGTTTCCGCCAGCCAGAAGGAGCAGAAGTACATCGGGGACCTGCGGGAGCCCTGGATCTTCGGAAACCGGTGGAAATGGGAGGGTGGCCTCACCGCCTACTACCAGGAGGCGGAGCGCATCAGCTTCAGCCTCCGGAAAGCCAGCATCATCGCGAGCATCACCCAGACCTTCTTCGAGCGGTCCTCCCTGTCCTTCCAGTACGAAGTCTCGCGGGACCACGTCTTCAACGTGGCGGCCGGCGCCATCCTGTCGCCGGAAGACCAGGGGAGTGCCAACATCGCGGCGGTGCGTACGCTCGCCGTCCTCGATTTGCGGGACGATCCCTTCAACCCGCGTCACGGATCGTTCAATTCGGGCACCGCCGAGCTGGCCTCCTACTATTTCGGGTCCGAGGTCGATTACTACAAGCTGACGGGACAGTCCAGCTGGTATTTCCCGGTCCTCCGGAAGAACACGTTCGTCGTGTCCGGGCGGGGGGGATACATCCGGCCCCTCCGCGACACCGTGGAAGTCCCGATCCAGAAGAGGTTCTTCCTCGGGGGGCGGACGACGGTCCGCGGGTTCAAGGAGGAATCGCTCGGCCCCCAGGCCGCTGACGGAACGGCCATCGGCGGGAATTACATGGTGAACCTCAACACGGAGTTCCGGCTCCCGCTGCAGTACGGATTCAACGTGGCCCTGTTCGTCGACGCCGGAAGCGTGTGGCTCCACGGAATCCCGAACGCCGGCTTCGACCTCAGGAAAAGCGCGGGTCTCGGCCTCCGGTACGTGACCCCCATTGGGCCGATCGCCCTGGACAATGGATGGAAGCTCGACCGCCGGGATGGAGAATCGGAATCCGAATGGCACTTTACGATCGGAGCCGTTTTCTGA
- a CDS encoding ribonuclease R yields MQLKNKEYWEEWLRRNAEALRATVSNVHDWYRLAGVSKGERRLFRGALKSVGEGYGRRGKGKFRRSPAPEDSGRPETPYRAPSRPGEKEHAGPVREGRLRFTREGRPLVIPDAPDEPAIRIPGHALSGAWPKDRVRVRLERRRGGAPPYGRIVQVLERGIRAFVGRYSPIGERAFIRFRDREADLHLPVTIPHALKPGPGDLVLAEIDRYPGRGDEGRARILRVLGKDHTMETIFLAVSCARDLPVEFSDGALRGAEEIPQTVRFPGERQGEGGRWDGLQRIDQRALPYVTIDGEDARDFDDAVCLVEERGRTRLLVAIADVSHYVTIGSKIDRDAYARGTSVYFPDRAVPMLPTALSEGVCSLKPGVNRFTMTVEIPLDPQCRPGRASFYPSVIRSRARLTYEEVHAFFGGSSPRLGRGKISPDVGEMLRRMEIAAGRLTLARMDRGALDFDLPEAKVVVDGGLPVKVEAVPRRESHRLIEEFMLVANAAVAEFLSEKGLTFLSRIHEPPTEDRMEEFEETAARLLRRVKAVERRDVSSRLQGWAEAARGGKYEKTINLLMLRSLMLARYDPEQLGHFGLALSRYTHFTSPIRRYPDLIVHRVLRAALGEKSLSAYAAALKEKGDEIGRHMSARERAAMDAERDVEQRAKALYLSTRVGETFTGVISSILAFGFFVELVECYAEGFIHISTLRDDDYRYSGDRGEWVGALRKTRFSLGDRLRVRVRRADVDRGEIDLVFIEKLPDSS; encoded by the coding sequence ATGCAATTGAAGAATAAGGAATACTGGGAGGAATGGCTCCGGCGGAACGCCGAAGCCCTTCGCGCCACGGTTTCCAACGTCCATGACTGGTACAGGCTTGCGGGTGTTTCCAAGGGGGAGCGCCGGCTGTTCCGGGGCGCGCTGAAAAGCGTGGGCGAAGGGTACGGCCGGCGGGGGAAGGGGAAGTTCCGGCGCAGCCCCGCGCCGGAAGACTCCGGGCGGCCTGAAACCCCGTACCGCGCCCCTTCCCGCCCGGGGGAAAAGGAGCACGCCGGGCCCGTCCGGGAGGGACGCCTGCGATTTACGCGCGAGGGGAGACCCCTCGTCATTCCCGATGCTCCCGACGAGCCGGCGATCCGCATCCCCGGTCATGCACTCTCGGGCGCCTGGCCCAAGGACCGTGTCCGTGTCCGGCTGGAGCGTCGAAGGGGCGGCGCCCCCCCCTACGGGCGGATCGTACAGGTCCTGGAGCGAGGGATCCGCGCCTTCGTGGGAAGGTACTCCCCGATCGGCGAGCGGGCGTTCATCCGGTTCAGGGACCGCGAGGCAGACCTTCACCTTCCCGTGACGATTCCCCATGCCTTGAAACCTGGGCCGGGGGATCTGGTCCTCGCGGAAATCGACCGGTACCCGGGCAGAGGGGACGAGGGGCGGGCCCGGATCCTCCGTGTCCTCGGGAAGGACCACACCATGGAGACGATCTTTCTCGCCGTCTCTTGTGCGCGGGACCTGCCCGTGGAGTTCTCGGACGGGGCGCTTCGGGGAGCGGAGGAGATCCCGCAGACGGTCCGGTTCCCCGGCGAGCGCCAGGGGGAAGGCGGGAGGTGGGACGGCCTCCAGCGGATCGACCAGCGGGCCCTTCCTTACGTTACCATCGACGGTGAAGATGCGCGCGACTTCGACGACGCCGTCTGTCTCGTGGAGGAGCGCGGGCGTACTCGTCTTCTCGTGGCCATCGCGGACGTCTCCCATTACGTAACGATCGGGTCGAAGATCGACCGTGACGCCTACGCGCGTGGCACCAGCGTCTATTTCCCGGATCGAGCCGTCCCGATGCTTCCCACCGCGCTCTCGGAGGGGGTTTGCAGCCTGAAACCGGGGGTCAACCGCTTCACGATGACCGTGGAGATACCTCTCGATCCGCAGTGCCGTCCCGGCCGGGCTTCCTTCTATCCCTCCGTCATCCGGAGCCGCGCAAGGCTAACCTACGAAGAGGTCCACGCATTTTTCGGCGGTTCTTCGCCACGCCTCGGGAGGGGGAAGATCTCCCCGGACGTCGGGGAGATGCTTCGGCGGATGGAGATCGCGGCCGGCCGGCTGACCCTCGCCCGCATGGACCGCGGGGCGCTCGACTTCGACCTTCCCGAGGCAAAGGTCGTGGTGGACGGCGGCCTTCCCGTGAAGGTGGAGGCGGTCCCCCGCCGGGAGTCCCACCGGCTCATCGAAGAGTTCATGCTGGTTGCGAACGCCGCAGTGGCGGAGTTCCTCTCGGAGAAGGGACTCACGTTCCTGTCCCGAATCCACGAGCCTCCGACCGAAGATCGGATGGAAGAGTTCGAGGAGACCGCCGCACGGTTGCTTCGGCGGGTGAAGGCCGTCGAACGTCGCGACGTCTCTTCCCGTCTGCAGGGCTGGGCAGAGGCTGCCCGCGGGGGAAAATACGAGAAAACCATCAACCTTTTGATGCTGCGCAGCTTGATGCTGGCGCGATACGACCCCGAGCAGCTGGGTCATTTCGGGCTGGCGCTGTCCCGGTATACGCATTTTACCTCTCCCATCCGCCGGTACCCCGACCTGATCGTCCACCGGGTGCTCAGGGCCGCGCTGGGAGAGAAGAGCCTGTCTGCCTACGCCGCGGCGCTCAAGGAAAAGGGGGACGAGATCGGCCGGCACATGAGCGCCCGGGAGCGGGCAGCAATGGACGCGGAGCGCGATGTCGAGCAACGCGCCAAGGCGCTCTATCTTTCGACGAGGGTGGGGGAAACCTTCACCGGAGTGATCTCCTCCATCCTGGCCTTCGGGTTCTTCGTCGAACTCGTCGAATGCTATGCGGAGGGATTCATCCATATCTCCACGCTTCGGGATGACGATTACCGGTATTCCGGGGATCGCGGGGAGTGGGTTGGCGCTCTCCGGAAAACCCGGTTTTCCCTTGGGGACCGGCTCCGGGTGAGGGTCCGGCGCGCCGACGTGGACCGAGGCGAAATCGACCTTGTTTTCATTGAAAAACTGCCGGATTCCTCCTAG
- a CDS encoding valine--tRNA ligase, with product MTGQEPDKAYDPKGIEEKWYAYWLNRRLFHADPARPGESYSIVIPPPNITGSLHMGHALNVTLQDVLIRYHLMLGHNALWLPGTDHAGIATQNVVEQLLAKEGILRQDLGRGKFVERVWKWKEESGGVILRQLKRLGASCDWERERFTMDERLSRAVREAFVRLYRKGLIYRGRYIINWCPRCLTALSDIEVSYEETRGALYYIRYPELSGRRSVVVATTRPETMLGDTAVAVNPADERFAGRVGATLRLPLMNRPIPLISDKMVDREFGTGAVKITPAHDPNDFEVARRHELPSVRVIDESGRMTDEAGAFAGMDRLACREAVVEKLKAEDLLVKEEPYLHNVGHCYRCRTVVEPAESIQWFVRAKPLAEPAIRAVRAGETRIIPPQWEKTYFDWMENIRDWCISRQIWWGHRIPAVHCADCGHTTVEVETPDRCVSCGSRSLRQEEDVLDTWFSSALWPFSTLGWPEATPDLARYYPTSALVTGFDILFFWVARMMMMGIAFTGKAPFRDVVIHALVRDARGEKMSKTRGNVIDPLEVMDRYGTDAFRFTLVALAAQGRDIRMSDDRVEGYRNFMNKIFQAGRFVRMHVDGETPRELPEGLPVVDRWILSRLQRVIDEIRRGIEEYRFNDAGSAFYQFTWHEFCDWYVEMIKPSLSQEADPLARRNQRSVLLRVFETILALGQPFIPFLTEEIWQSLPGKRDSILRQGYPAVDTEKTDVDVEENMGHLMEVIRAVRNIRSELNVSPARKVEVRLKGQVEELAFLREHEEILRRLARAETVTYKDADYIPVQDATAVVNDIEVCLPLAGLIDFDQEARRLRKEIDRAGAEHSVVTGKLANEKFVANAPADIVEAHRTRKDDLEEKLSKLSQNLELVTRYLS from the coding sequence ATGACAGGTCAGGAACCGGATAAGGCCTACGACCCGAAAGGGATCGAGGAGAAGTGGTACGCCTACTGGTTGAACAGGAGGTTATTCCACGCCGACCCGGCCCGTCCGGGTGAATCGTATTCGATCGTCATTCCCCCGCCCAACATCACCGGTTCCCTGCACATGGGACACGCGCTGAACGTCACGCTCCAGGACGTGCTCATCCGCTATCATCTCATGCTGGGTCACAACGCCCTCTGGCTGCCGGGAACCGACCATGCCGGGATCGCCACGCAGAACGTGGTCGAGCAGTTGCTTGCCAAGGAGGGAATCCTCCGCCAGGACCTGGGGCGGGGGAAGTTCGTCGAACGGGTTTGGAAGTGGAAGGAGGAGAGTGGCGGCGTCATCCTGCGGCAGTTGAAGCGCCTGGGTGCATCCTGCGACTGGGAGCGGGAGCGGTTTACGATGGACGAAAGACTCTCCCGCGCCGTCCGGGAGGCCTTCGTCCGGTTGTACCGGAAGGGGCTGATCTACCGCGGACGCTACATCATCAACTGGTGCCCCCGCTGCCTCACGGCCCTCTCCGACATCGAGGTGAGCTACGAGGAGACCCGCGGGGCCCTTTACTACATCCGCTATCCGGAGCTGTCCGGCCGCCGCAGCGTGGTCGTGGCGACGACCCGTCCCGAAACGATGCTGGGCGACACCGCCGTTGCCGTGAACCCCGCGGATGAGCGGTTTGCCGGCCGCGTCGGGGCGACGCTGCGTCTTCCGCTCATGAACCGGCCCATCCCCCTCATTTCCGACAAAATGGTCGACCGGGAGTTCGGGACCGGGGCGGTGAAGATCACTCCCGCTCACGACCCGAACGATTTCGAGGTGGCCAGGCGCCACGAGCTCCCTTCCGTGCGGGTCATCGACGAGTCCGGGAGGATGACGGACGAGGCGGGGGCCTTCGCCGGGATGGATCGGCTTGCCTGCCGCGAAGCCGTCGTGGAAAAGCTCAAGGCGGAAGATCTCCTGGTGAAGGAGGAGCCGTACCTCCACAACGTCGGCCACTGCTACCGGTGCCGGACGGTCGTCGAGCCCGCGGAGAGCATCCAGTGGTTCGTCCGTGCGAAGCCCCTGGCGGAGCCGGCGATCCGCGCCGTGAGGGCCGGAGAGACCCGCATCATCCCCCCCCAGTGGGAGAAGACCTATTTCGACTGGATGGAGAACATACGCGACTGGTGCATCTCGCGGCAGATCTGGTGGGGACACCGGATCCCCGCGGTTCACTGCGCCGACTGCGGCCATACGACGGTCGAGGTGGAGACGCCGGACCGCTGCGTCTCCTGCGGCTCCCGGAGCCTCCGGCAGGAGGAAGACGTCCTCGACACGTGGTTCTCGTCGGCTTTGTGGCCGTTCTCGACGCTGGGATGGCCGGAAGCGACCCCCGACCTCGCGCGGTACTATCCGACTTCCGCCCTCGTGACCGGGTTCGACATCCTCTTCTTCTGGGTCGCGCGAATGATGATGATGGGGATCGCGTTCACCGGGAAGGCCCCCTTCCGCGACGTCGTGATCCATGCCCTCGTTCGGGACGCGAGGGGGGAGAAGATGAGCAAGACCCGGGGAAACGTCATCGACCCGCTCGAGGTGATGGACCGATACGGGACCGACGCCTTCCGCTTCACGCTGGTGGCGCTGGCGGCGCAGGGGCGCGACATCCGGATGTCCGACGACCGTGTGGAAGGATACCGCAACTTCATGAACAAGATCTTCCAGGCCGGCCGTTTCGTGCGGATGCACGTCGACGGGGAGACACCGAGGGAACTGCCGGAGGGTCTTCCCGTTGTGGATCGATGGATCCTCTCCCGCCTCCAGCGCGTGATCGACGAGATCCGGCGGGGGATCGAGGAGTACCGTTTCAACGACGCGGGCTCGGCGTTCTACCAGTTCACGTGGCACGAGTTCTGCGACTGGTACGTCGAGATGATCAAGCCGTCCCTTTCCCAGGAGGCCGACCCGCTCGCCCGGCGGAACCAGCGCTCGGTCCTTCTCCGGGTGTTCGAGACGATCCTCGCCCTTGGGCAGCCGTTCATCCCGTTCCTCACGGAGGAGATCTGGCAGTCGCTGCCCGGGAAGCGGGACAGCATCCTCCGGCAAGGCTACCCCGCCGTCGACACGGAGAAAACCGACGTCGACGTCGAGGAGAACATGGGGCATCTCATGGAGGTGATCCGGGCGGTGCGCAATATCCGCAGCGAGCTGAACGTCTCCCCCGCGAGGAAGGTGGAGGTCCGGCTCAAAGGCCAGGTGGAAGAGCTCGCGTTCCTGAGGGAACACGAGGAGATCCTGCGACGCCTGGCACGCGCGGAAACGGTGACGTACAAGGATGCCGACTACATCCCCGTTCAGGACGCGACTGCGGTCGTGAACGACATCGAGGTCTGCCTCCCCCTGGCGGGGCTCATCGATTTCGACCAGGAGGCCAGGCGTCTGCGCAAGGAGATCGACCGGGCAGGTGCCGAGCATTCCGTCGTCACGGGGAAGCTTGCCAACGAGAAGTTCGTGGCGAACGCGCCCGCGGATATCGTCGAAGCCCATCGCACGCGGAAGGACGACCTCGAGGAGAAGCTTTCCAAGCTGTCCCAGAACCTGGAACTGGTGACCCGGTACCTTTCGTGA
- a CDS encoding nicotinate-nucleotide diphosphorylase (carboxylating) translates to MTHRLEFEELVRAALHEDAPFGDPFGAAFQGPGRGIFLAGAPGLFCGGPVAAEVFRQIDPKVSVTFAEEGRGLSAGERAGEASGPVSSLLRGERVALNFLQRLSGIASVTARFVEKVAPYGTRILDTRKTTPLHRALEKYAVRVGGGANHRFSLSDGILIKENGIRAAGGIPEAVAAARRVAPPLIRVEVEVENLDDAETAVGEGVDAILLDNMSPEAVREAVRRFGGSVFLEASGGIHLGNVEEYARTGIAAISIGALTHSAPALDLSFELLR, encoded by the coding sequence GTGACCCACCGCCTCGAATTCGAAGAATTGGTCCGTGCGGCGCTGCACGAGGACGCGCCCTTCGGAGATCCCTTCGGCGCTGCTTTTCAGGGGCCTGGCCGCGGGATTTTTCTCGCGGGAGCGCCGGGTCTTTTTTGTGGCGGCCCCGTGGCTGCGGAGGTCTTCCGCCAGATCGACCCGAAGGTTTCGGTGACGTTTGCGGAGGAGGGACGTGGCCTATCGGCAGGGGAGCGGGCGGGCGAGGCCAGCGGCCCCGTAAGTTCCCTGCTTCGTGGCGAGCGGGTGGCGCTGAACTTTCTGCAGCGGCTCTCCGGCATCGCCTCCGTGACGGCGAGGTTCGTGGAAAAGGTGGCCCCTTACGGCACCCGCATTCTGGACACCCGAAAGACCACCCCCCTGCATCGGGCGCTGGAGAAATACGCCGTGCGGGTGGGCGGCGGCGCCAACCATCGCTTCTCCCTCTCCGACGGCATCCTGATCAAGGAGAACGGCATCCGCGCGGCGGGGGGGATCCCCGAGGCAGTGGCTGCCGCGCGGCGGGTTGCCCCTCCCCTGATCCGCGTGGAGGTCGAGGTGGAAAATCTGGACGACGCCGAGACGGCGGTGGGGGAGGGAGTCGACGCGATCCTCCTCGACAACATGTCCCCCGAGGCGGTCCGCGAGGCGGTACGACGCTTCGGCGGCAGCGTTTTCCTCGAGGCCTCCGGTGGGATCCATCTCGGCAACGTCGAGGAATACGCGCGGACCGGCATCGCCGCGATTTCGATCGGCGCGTTGACGCATTCCGCGCCGGCGCTGGACCTTTCCTTCGAGCTGTTGCGGTGA
- a CDS encoding 6-carboxytetrahydropterin synthase QueD — protein sequence MEVYTLTIRSSFSAAHRLREYGGNCERLHGHNWQVEVTVESESLDEQGMAMDFREMKERLHDILSGMDHRYLNEIPPFDVQNPSSENLARYIFGEMEGKIPAPARLRRVTVGESDDARASFTRRA from the coding sequence ATGGAGGTATACACCCTGACCATCCGCTCCTCGTTCTCCGCGGCCCACCGCCTGCGGGAATATGGAGGGAACTGCGAGCGGCTGCACGGCCACAACTGGCAGGTGGAAGTGACCGTCGAGTCGGAGAGCCTGGACGAGCAGGGGATGGCGATGGATTTCCGGGAGATGAAGGAAAGACTCCACGACATCCTTTCGGGGATGGACCACAGGTACCTGAACGAGATCCCGCCGTTCGACGTGCAGAACCCGTCGTCCGAGAACCTCGCACGCTACATTTTCGGCGAAATGGAAGGGAAGATCCCCGCGCCGGCGCGCCTTCGCCGGGTCACCGTCGGGGAGTCCGACGACGCCCGGGCTTCGTTCACCCGCCGCGCCTGA
- a CDS encoding disulfide oxidoreductase, with translation MIHKDMKIEDVVRKFPRTIPVFERFGIDCAGCQLSEFENLEHGAKVHGINLEEFLKRLNESLKP, from the coding sequence ATGATCCACAAGGACATGAAGATCGAGGACGTCGTTCGGAAATTCCCCCGGACGATCCCGGTCTTCGAGCGTTTCGGGATCGACTGCGCCGGGTGTCAGCTCTCCGAGTTCGAGAACCTCGAACACGGCGCCAAGGTCCACGGAATCAACCTCGAAGAATTTCTGAAACGGTTGAATGAATCGCTGAAGCCGTGA